The following proteins come from a genomic window of Chionomys nivalis chromosome 9, mChiNiv1.1, whole genome shotgun sequence:
- the LOC130881643 gene encoding olfactory receptor 4F3/4F16/4F29-like encodes MEGTNHSVVSEFLFVGLTNSWKLQVLLFVFASVFYMASMMGNSLIIFTVASDPHLHSPMYFLLANLSFIDLGVSCVTCPKMIYDLFRKRKVISFRGCITQIFFIHVIGGVEVVLLIGMAYDRYVAICKPLHYLTIMNAKMCIFILVSAWVVGLMHSLVQFVYVVNLPFCGPNILDSFYCDLPRFIRLACIDTNQLELMVSANSGFISVGSFFILAMSYIVIIVTVQKHSSSGFSKAMSTLSAHISVVVLTFGPLIFIYSWPSSSTHLDKYLAIFDAVGTPFLNPVIYTLRNQEMKTSMKRICRQLLKYGKIS; translated from the coding sequence ATGGAAGGAACAAATCACTCTGTGGTGTCAGAATTTCTGTTCGTCGGACTCACCAACTCCTGGAAGTTGCAAGTActtctgtttgtgtttgcttCAGTGTTTTATATGGCAAGCATGATGGGAAACTCCCTCATCATTTTCACAGTGGCTTCTGATCCTCACTTACATTCTCCCATGTACTTTCTGTTGGCCAATCTCTCCTTCATTGATTTAGGTGTTTCGTGTGTCACTTGTCCCAAGATGATTTATGACCTGTTCAGAAAGCGCAAAGTCATCTCCTTTAGAGGTTGCATCACTCAGATCTTCTTCATCCATGTGATTGGTGGTGTAGAGGTGGTGCTGCTTATAGGCATGGCTTATGATAGATATGTAGCCATATGTAAGCCTCTCCATTATTTGACCATTATGAATGCCAAAATGTGCATTTTCATCTTAGTGTCTGCCTGGGTGGTTGGCCTGATGCATTCCCTGGTTCAATTTGTTTATGTAGTGAATTTGCCTTTTTGTGGACCAAATATTTTGGACAGTTTTTACTGTGACCTTCCTCGGTTCATCAGACTTGCTTGCATAGATACCAACCAATTAGAATTAATGGTATCAGCTAACAGTGGATTCATCTCTGTAGGCTCCTTCTTCATACTGGCCATGTCTTATATTGTCATAATAGTCACTGTTCAGAAACATTCCTCAAGTGGTTTCTCTAAGGCCATGTCTACACTCTCTGCTCACATCTCTGTTGTGGTCCTAACCTTTGGTCCCTtgatattcatttattcatggcCTTCTTCCTCCACACACCTGGATAAGTATCTGGCCATATTTGATGCAGTTGGTACTCCTTTTCTGAACCCTGTGATCTACACGCTGAGGAATCAAGAAATGAAGACATCAATGAAGAGAATATGTAGACAGTTACTGAAATACGGGAAGATCTCCTAA